The sequence below is a genomic window from Dioscorea cayenensis subsp. rotundata cultivar TDr96_F1 chromosome 6, TDr96_F1_v2_PseudoChromosome.rev07_lg8_w22 25.fasta, whole genome shotgun sequence.
GTTTGGGGTCTCTATTGATCGAGCTCTTTTTGGCATTTGTGGTTGTTATGCAGTTATATTGTGTTTTGTTGAAGAGATGTCACAAAAAAAGTTGGATTTTTTCCCTAACCATTTTTAGGATTTTGGTGTTTTTGATTTTCCCTGTTTGGTGCAAGCATTTGTGAGTTCGGGATCTCTGAAGAACTTCGGGAAAAATATGAACTTTTATGCTGGTTGATTGTTCAAAACTTTTGTTTTGTCTCGTTTCTTATGATTTCTATCGCTTGGATATCAAACTTGATCCTTCTTTTGATGCCATAGTTCATCTGTTGTTCTGGTTGTTCCTGAATCTTTATGctcctgtttttatttttattttcaatttttgtttctttgttacTTGAATTTCCTATTCTAACAGTTAGAACTCGTATGATATCTTTTGATAGagttgttgatttatttgagtgAAAGGCAGTAAATTGGAAGCAACACCATTCTCAACTTTAAAAAATGATATGTTGGTTTTCATTTGCTGGGACTTGTAATTTCTCATATCCTGGCCTATGTGCATATGTTCTTTTTTTCCAAGAAAAGTATCATCAACTTTTGATCCATAATTTCTCTGTTAATTGATATTATTGTGTTCTTTGCTTAACAGGTAATTGCGTAGATTCAGTGTAGTAGGAGTGATTGTACAAGAACATCAAAGCTAGGGCTTAGAAGGTTTCATTTTGTGTAGGATGGCTTCAGCGAGTGTGGTGCCATCATTTGGTTTGAAAGCCACTACTGGTACTAACAATGCTGTGGACAAGTTGCCAGATGAAATGAATgacatgaaaataaaagatgataAGGTAAATTATGATTATGCATTGTTTTCTGATCtttatgtttcttgtttttgttattcattttagAAGCTTTCTGTTCTATTAAATAACTCAGGTATCTTGTTGTGTTTTCTGTCTAAACTCAGGAAATTGAAGCCACAGTCATTGATGGCAATGGGACTGAAACAGGACATATAATTGTAACTACTATCGGCGGTAGAAATGGTCAGCCAAAACAGGTAATTACTGTAGTCACTGTTATATGTGTTTGAGGCAATCTGTATGAATAGATtgattgtttttccttttctaattgGCTTGTTATTCCTTCTGTTAACTTTCTGGTACACTTTACTAGCAGACCATTAGCTATATGGCTGAACGTGTTGTGGGACATGGATCATTTGGAGTTGTCTTCCAGGTTAGTTTTACTCcctaagcatatatatatatatatatatatatatatttcaattcagttattgaaaagaaattaagCAGCTGCAACATAGTTGAGTGAATGTGTGTATTGCTGCATTCTTCATATTGAGCTTGTGCTTTTTTgtagtaaaaatttatttgaccAGTGATACAACTGATGATATGTAGGCGAAGTGCCTTGAGACTGGAGAAACATTTGCCATAAAAAAGGTTCTTCAAGACAAGAGATATAAAAACCGGGAGTTGCAGACTATGCGTCTTCTTGACCATCCCAATGTCATATCTCTAAAACACTGTTTCTTTTCAACAACGGAAAAGGACGAACTGTACCTTAACCTGGTTCTGGAATATGTACCTGAGACTGTCCACCGTGTAATCAAACACTACAACAAGATGAACCAGCGTATGCCAATGATCTATGTCAAACTTTATAGCTACCAGGTAAGGATGAGCCTCAAGTTTACAATCTTTGCAACCTTGAAGTGTATTTTCAAAGCTTTTGTTTGCaacatgtttgtttttcttccaacagttcatattcaaatatttatgttCAGATTTTTTGTCATGGCTTAGCAGTTGTAGGTTGTTGACTGATATATATTATGGTGAGGCTGATTTTATTTGTCTTTTGGCAGATTTTTAGAGCATTGGCTTATATTCATGGCAGCATTGGAGTGTGCCACAGAGATATCAAGCCACAAAATCTTCTGGTATCTTCAGCTTTGTAGTTACAAATTCCTTTTAATAGTTATATGAATATTACTCAGAATTGAAGTTCTCCAAACTTTGATGAGATTTGTCCAGAAGTTTTATTCATTACCTCTCTAATGAATGTTGTCATTCTTCACTTGATGACTGTCTCCCTTTGGAATAGGTTAATCCACATACACATCAGCTGAAACTCTGTGACTTTGGAAGTGCAAAAGTCTTGGTACACATTTAGTGACTCTTCAGTTGAAAGTAACATTGTTTTGCTGTATAACTTAGTCTGATTTTGTCTAATTTGTGCATACTCTCAGGTGAAAGGCGAaccaaatatatcatatatctgCTCTAGATATTACAGAGCTCCTGAGCTTATATTTGGAGCCACTGAATATACCTCAGCTATTGATATCTGGTCTGCTGGATGTGTCCTTGCTGAACTCCTGCTTGGACAGGTAGGTAGTCTTTTCAAAGTGATATATTCCTTCATTGCAAtttatcctctctctctctctataccAGAACAATTTTTCATGAGTAACTTGTAGAACTCAATTTTCTTTACTGTTCAACAGCCTCTCTTTCCCGGTGAGAGTGGAGTGGACCAGCTTGTTGAAATTATAAAGGTGATCTGGATGACTGATTTTGTTCTCTCGTATTGATTGTAACAGTTATAGTTTCCTTATATGGCATTTGTCTGAAATTTTACTTTTGCAGGTTTTGGGCACACCAACAAGGGAAGAAATCAAATGCATGAATCCAAACTACACTGAGTTTAAATTTCCACAAATTAAAGCGCACCCATGGCACAAGGTACCATGATTGAATTTATTACTCTCCTTATTTCACATCATCGAATGCTCATGATCCTGATTTCTGATACTCTATATTCACAGATCTTCCACAAAAGAATGCCGCCTGAGGCTGTAGATCTCGTTTCCCGGCTTCTCCAATACTCGCCAAATTTGAGAAGCACTGCTGTAAGTACTTGTTCATGATCCACACACTAGACTGATGCTTGGAAAAATACATTCTTGTTTGAGCATACTTTTTTCTGCTGCAGTTGGATGCATTAATACATCCCTTCTTTGACGAGCTTCGAGACCCCAACACCCGTCTACCTAATGGCCGCTACCTTCCCCCTCTCTTTAACTTCAAGCCTCATGGtaaatctttgaaattgtttagCATTGAGCTTCTTTCAGGCTATATTAATCAATACTGATATCCAACGATGAATTATGATGACCAGAACTAAAAGGAGTGCCGACCGAAGTTCTAGTGAAGCTGATCCCAGAGCATGCAAGGAAACAATGTGCCTTCCTTGGTCTGTGACTTTGTACTATTCACAATACCGATAGCCTTGATGTACGCCTGAAGTGACGAACCGTATCCTGTTGTATTGGGTGATTTAGCAGCGTATTTGGTGTAATTGTGAAACATCTCCCAGTCTGTTGCTACATTGTACCACCATTGCTGCCAGCAGTGTAAATCAAACAGACCGAAAGCATTGGCTCCTTGAAACACTTGATGGGTATCCTTGCTAACCCGTTTACCGCCTCCCGTATAAAGTAACGATTGATCTGTAAAATCACATATAAGAGACAGATAGATGTCGATATTTGTCTAGTCTTATGTATGGATCACCGAGGCTCCGGCCCGAAATTTCTGCAGTATGTGATCCTTATTATCATGCCCCTTGTCTTCTGTTTGTCATTTTCGATCAATTTCGTAAACTACAAGTGAATGAGATATGTAATCAGTTTGTATTATCTTTGAACACTGAagtttgtttgtctttgttatACCAATGACTTTAATTCAGTATCAAAATTATTAGACAGATCCTTTTTGCTACTGTTTTAttctgtgtgtttttttaattatcaaatagtCCATATTTAgttcatttttataattatttacaaaCTGATGAGATGGAGAATTGTTCTATTTGTTGTCTTTATTTACAACCAAAAACTAGAAAACTATTCACATTCAAATTAAAGCTAAAGAAACCACAATGTCAATCCAAGATAACAACATCAAAAGAATTAAATGATATGACAAAGATCCACCACTAATCTCCAATCTTAAAgctgcaaaataaaatagtttagtTTGAGACAATGTGTGAATGACTGACTAGATCTCtagtgtatataatatatatatatatatatatatatataaagttataaacacTCACACTCTGACAAAACTTAGACCATACATTGTCTTGAATGTAGACCCCATCTTGAAATTATACTAATGTAAATTTAATTGTCCTTAATTAATCAAGATTAGCACTAAACAATCTCATTAACCCGTGACACTAGTGATTGGAATTAGAAGTCTCAAGAAAGCTTGACATGTGAAACAAAGTATTGGAATTTGGTCCTTAAATTAAAATCCATTTTTGGAAATGAAAGTGAGAATGAAGAGTAGCATCACACAGAG
It includes:
- the LOC120263495 gene encoding shaggy-related protein kinase alpha, producing the protein MASASVVPSFGLKATTGTNNAVDKLPDEMNDMKIKDDKEIEATVIDGNGTETGHIIVTTIGGRNGQPKQTISYMAERVVGHGSFGVVFQAKCLETGETFAIKKVLQDKRYKNRELQTMRLLDHPNVISLKHCFFSTTEKDELYLNLVLEYVPETVHRVIKHYNKMNQRMPMIYVKLYSYQIFRALAYIHGSIGVCHRDIKPQNLLVNPHTHQLKLCDFGSAKVLVKGEPNISYICSRYYRAPELIFGATEYTSAIDIWSAGCVLAELLLGQPLFPGESGVDQLVEIIKVLGTPTREEIKCMNPNYTEFKFPQIKAHPWHKIFHKRMPPEAVDLVSRLLQYSPNLRSTALDALIHPFFDELRDPNTRLPNGRYLPPLFNFKPHELKGVPTEVLVKLIPEHARKQCAFLGL